In one Andrena cerasifolii isolate SP2316 chromosome 2, iyAndCera1_principal, whole genome shotgun sequence genomic region, the following are encoded:
- the LOC143366345 gene encoding uncharacterized protein LOC143366345 → MSEMTSVEQQQQQQQYVGGSSNHEHHCKDCGLYFESDKSLEVHLRYHQENLLSQWASQAQQEESNNNNSKAGNHNNHVGVKRESVTAPADSSEPSSRPPSQDPTSSQQLQQQQQQQQQQQQQQQQTQQQQQPTSQSYSHFQTPMFGETNYFMQNESAYILPHHYSPPSEENQNNGGSSGGGGGYSRYHPYQHQQHFAPERTSSVSSTSPRSPPLQCDKCGAVYEDANQLGEHVRSNHSTSPGGYPGQHQYQQLGSSPQQPSQQQQQQLHTSSPQSGQQQQHQTGFDYNGGQAVKSEVKQEPEEQAEILDLDSHKVQTHRYEEELMRLHQQQQQELMQMHQQQALQQQRAGSHSVSSMLGWPPAAQPHDYHPGLSPMGPMDSVSPLPDQGQFMRGQHMPVEPSRHPGSPIITSTQPPMPGHQMAGGLLQQPPKPPPLANQSWKSNEARRPKTYNCTACNKWFTSSGHLKRHYNTTLHKNAVKQSNQPDPANLPISAHHHPGRDSHSGGRSGGPSRSPELSSSGSPPNLMAGPSGEAARGLLHTPTTTTSLYNNSNNSNSNNSNSSSSSESSAATGLTQQQQQQQPSGVHLPSGMVPPHNSPAQSPMSAHHQQQMGSPSSQLGHHQQQQQQQQLHHLPMGSPPGQLPVHHPMSSPMSPMHPPPPSPMGSSHPHHMSSPSPITPGSVHPAMASPTAMGGTTMPHQPYPNALPPHVTTTTNIPGLLESITIQLTTTGNEMPLTLPGQSQHQQSQHQQQQQQQQHQQQQHQQQHQQQQQQQHQQQQHHQQQQQQQQSQDVLPGFGTFSNHQRALPSFTQFNVTGFLIGQNQPQAVNVGGLSPEENASPQDRSFESPGSNYDPYRSSPPRYESLTNMDVDSMQPNTDGMIIKQYEIQTHHVPQPLHHVRNNLETNNNLPQMIQAKEELNPNVGRQFEKGHKLGKGNSVITKEHQVTSTNTGSHYISQDGFHKCIECDKVFNKACYLTQHNKSFHSGDKPFKCNQCGKRFPLEYLHAEHLQKHAGDKPYKCEICPKQFNHKTDLRRHMCLHTGEKPYACDNCGKGFIRKDHMMKHLETHKKKSNNHNIHLRA, encoded by the coding sequence ATGAGTGAGATGACGAGTGtggagcagcagcaacaacagcaacagtaCGTGGGCGGCAGTTCGAATCACGAGCACCATTGCAAGGACTGCGGCCTCTATTTCGAGAGCGATAAGAGCCTGGAAGTGCACCTGCGGTACCACCAGGAGAACCTGCTAAGTCAGTGGGCGAGCCAGGCGCAGCAGGAGGAGAGTAACAACAACAATAGCAAGGCTGGCAATCACAATAATCACGTGGGCGTCAAGCGCGAGAGCGTGACCGCGCCGGCGGACTCGAGCGAGCCCTCCTCGAGGCCGCCCTCTCAAGATCCTACGTCCTCGCAGCAgctacagcagcagcagcagcagcagcagcagcagcaacaacaacaacagcaaacgcagcaacaacagcagcctACCAGCCAGAGTTACAGCCATTTCCAGACGCCGATGTTCGGCgagacaaattattttatgcagaACGAGTCGGCCTATATCCTGCCCCATCATTATTCACCGCCGTCAGAGGAGAATCAGAACAATGGCGGTAGTAGTGGTGGCGGTGGTGGTTACTCGCGCTATCATCCGTACCAGCATCAGCAACACTTTGCGCCGGAGCGTACGAGCTCTGTCAGTTCCACCAGCCCTCGAAGCCCGCCACTTCAATGCGACAAGTGCGGCGCAGTGTACGAAGACGCGAATCAGCTGGGTGAACACGTACGGTCGAACCACTCGACTTCACCCGGTGGCTATCCCGGACAGCATCAGTACCAGCAATTGGGTAGCAGTCCGCAGCAGCCGAgccaacagcagcaacagcagctgcACACGTCCTCGCCGCAGTCTGGTCAGCAACAGCAGCACCAAACTGGCTTCGACTACAATGGCGGTCAAGCGGTGAAGTCGGAGGTGAAGCAGGAGCCGGAGGAGCAGGCGGAGATCCTGGATCTGGATTCTCACAAGGTCCAGACGCACAGGTACGAGGAGGAGCTGATGAGGCTCcaccagcagcaacagcaggaaTTGATGCAGATGCATCAGCAGCAGGCGTTGCAGCAGCAACGGGCGGGATCGCATTCGGTGAGTTCTATGCTGGGTTGGCCACCGGCCGCTCAGCCTCACGATTATCATCCCGGATTGTCGCCAATGGGCCCCATGGACAGTGTTTCGCCGCTCCCAGATCAGGGACAGTTTATGCGGGGTCAGCACATGCCCGTCGAACCGTCGCGACATCCAGGTTCGCCTATCATTACCAGCACGCAACCGCCGATGCCCGGCCACCAAATGGCCGGTGGGCTCCTGCAACAGCCGCCAAAACCTCCTCCTTTAGCCAATCAATCGTGGAAAAGTAACGAGGCGCGTCGGCCAAAGACCTACAACTGCACCGCGTGCAACAAGTGGTTTACCAGCTCGGGCCACCTGAAAAGGCACTACAACACCACGCTGCACAAGAACGCGGTTAAGCAGAGCAACCAGCCGGATCCAGCGAACCTTCCGATCAGCGCGCACCATCATCCGGGTAGAGACAGCCATTCAGGTGGGAGGAGCGGGGGACCATCGAGATCGCCAGAATTATCTTCTTCCGGGAGTCCCCCAAACTTGATGGCAGGTCCCTCGGGAGAGGCGGCGAGGGGCCTGCTGCACAcgcccaccaccaccaccagtctctacaacaacagcaacaacagcaattccaacaacagcaacagcagcagcagcagcgagtCTTCGGCGGCAACGGGGCTaacgcagcagcagcagcaacagcagccttCGGGAGTGCACTTGCCCTCCGGAATGGTGCCGCCGCACAATTCCCCGGCGCAATCGCCAATGTCGGCCCACCACCAGCAACAAATGGGTTCTCCATCCAGCCAATTGGGCCAccatcagcagcagcagcagcagcagcagcttcATCACCTGCCAATGGGTTCACCGCCGGGCCAGCTTCCGGTCCACCATCCCATGAGTTCACCCATGTCACCCATGCACCCACCACCTCCTTCGCCAATGGGCTCGTCCCATCCGCACCACATGAGTTCGCCGTCTCCCATAACGCCGGGCTCGGTCCACCCAGCAATGGCTTCGCCCACGGCGATGGGGGGTACTACGATGCCTCATCAGCCGTACCCAAACGCCTTGCCCCCCCACGTTACAACTACTACCAACATCCCGGGCCTGCTGGAGTCTATCACCATCCAGCTAACTACTACTGGTAATGAGATGCCTTTAACGCTTCCTGGGCAATCTCAACACCAGCAGTCCCAacatcagcagcagcagcagcagcagcagcaccaacagcagcagcaccaacaacagcaccagcagcagcaacagcagcagcatcaacagcagcagcaccatcagcagcagcagcagcagcagcagtctCAGGATGTTCTACCCGGTTTTGGGACCTTTAGCAACCATCAAAGGGCCCTGCCGAGTTTCACTCAATTCAACGTGACCGGGTTCTTGATTGGCCAAAACCAACCGCAGGCCGTTAACGTGGGGGGGCTAAGTCCGGAGGAGAACGCGTCTCCTCAAGATCGATCGTTCGAGTCGCCTGGATCGAACTACGATCCGTATAGAAGTTCACCGCCTCGGTACGAGTCGCTGACGAACATGGACGTGGACAGCATGCAGCCGAACACCGACGGCATGATCATCAAGCAGTACGAGATCCAGACCCATCATGTGCCTCAACCGCTGCACCATGTCCGGAACAATCTCGAGACGAACAACAATCTGCCGCAGATGATTCAGGCGAAGGAGGAGCTGAATCCGAACGTCGGCAGGCAGTTCGAGAAGGGTCACAAATTGGGTAAAGGGAACTCTGTGATCACGAAGGAGCATCAGGTGACCAGCACCAACACCGGCTCGCACTATATCTCTCAGGACGGCTTTCACAAGTGCATCGAGTGCGACAAGGTCTTCAACAAGGCCTGCTACCTGACGCAACACAACAAGAGCTTCCACTCCGGCGACAAGCCGTTCAAATGCAATCAGTGCGGCAAGAGGTTCCCCCTCGAGTACCTGCACGCGGAGCACCTGCAGAAGCACGCCGGCGACAAGCCTTACAAGTGCGAGATATGCCCGAAGCAGTTCAACCACAAAACTGACCTCAGGCGGCACATGTGCCTCCACACTGGCGAAAAGCCGTACGCCTGTGATAATTGCGGCAAGGGATTCATCAGGAAGGACCACATGATGAAGCACCTCGAGACGCACAAAAAGAAATCCAACAACCACAACATCCACCTACGGGCGTGA